One part of the Sphingobium yanoikuyae genome encodes these proteins:
- a CDS encoding TonB-dependent receptor plug domain-containing protein, which produces MKTLGISLIALLAATPALAQDLAQDDDIVVTASGIAQPRDEVGQAITVIDADTIRTRQAVDVVDLLATTPGVRFSRNGSTGGVTGVSLRGAETTQTLVLIDGVKVNDPSGIGDGYDFGHLLTGNIRRIEVLRGSNSVVYGSQAIGGVVNVMTGAPSEGFEVNASADYGYSDTLNAKADVSGTRGAVSGGVGVAYFNTDGISSVGRSFGGVEKDGYENIATNAKLKIAFSDTLSLDLRGYYIHADLDYDSFFGAPADSSDVSKLDQYVGYAGINLALLDGKLTNRAAVTWLRNDRDYYFVRGTDPDYGYSGTNLRFEYEGVYAPVDQAKLIFGYEHERPDYDYFGFGSTDSAKANIDSVYALAVVKPLTGLAVTGGLRHDDHSQFGGATTFGANANYTPNAGATNIRLSYGEGFKAPSLYQLYDTYSGNSALRPERSKSYDIGFDQSLDGDKAVLSLTAFRRDTRNQINYDYATYIYGNLDRTRAKGVEATLTLKPVEALTVAASYSYVDARDRSGGATDGNRLPRRAANAVSVSADYLWAFGLSTGATLTMVGDSYDDTANTRRLDGYALAGLRASFPVGDHLEVYGRIDNLFDADYATAYGYGTYGRSAYGGVRVRF; this is translated from the coding sequence ATGAAGACGTTGGGGATTTCGCTGATCGCGCTGCTGGCTGCTACGCCGGCACTGGCCCAGGATCTGGCACAGGATGACGATATCGTCGTCACCGCTTCAGGCATCGCGCAGCCGCGCGACGAGGTCGGCCAGGCGATCACGGTGATCGATGCCGACACGATCAGGACGCGCCAGGCGGTCGATGTCGTCGACCTGCTCGCCACCACGCCGGGCGTCCGTTTCAGCCGCAACGGTTCCACCGGCGGCGTGACCGGCGTGTCGCTGCGCGGCGCGGAGACGACCCAGACGCTGGTGCTGATCGACGGGGTCAAGGTCAACGACCCGAGCGGCATCGGCGACGGCTATGATTTCGGCCATCTGCTGACCGGCAATATTCGCCGGATCGAAGTGCTGCGCGGCTCCAACTCGGTCGTCTATGGCAGCCAGGCGATCGGCGGCGTGGTCAATGTGATGACCGGCGCGCCGAGCGAGGGTTTCGAGGTCAATGCCTCGGCCGATTATGGCTATAGCGACACGTTGAATGCCAAGGCCGATGTGTCGGGCACGCGCGGGGCGGTGTCGGGCGGCGTCGGCGTTGCCTATTTCAACACCGACGGCATTTCCTCGGTCGGCCGGTCGTTCGGCGGCGTGGAGAAGGATGGCTATGAGAATATCGCCACCAATGCCAAGCTGAAGATCGCCTTTTCCGACACGCTCAGCCTCGACCTGCGCGGTTACTATATCCATGCGGATCTCGACTATGACAGCTTCTTCGGCGCGCCGGCCGACAGCAGCGACGTCAGCAAGCTGGACCAATATGTCGGCTATGCCGGGATCAACCTGGCGCTGCTCGACGGCAAGCTGACCAACCGCGCTGCCGTCACCTGGCTGCGCAACGATCGCGACTATTATTTCGTGCGCGGCACCGACCCGGACTATGGCTATTCGGGCACCAACCTGCGCTTCGAATATGAGGGCGTCTATGCCCCGGTCGACCAGGCCAAGCTGATCTTCGGCTATGAGCATGAGCGGCCGGACTATGATTATTTCGGCTTTGGCAGCACCGACAGCGCAAAGGCGAATATCGACAGCGTCTATGCGCTGGCGGTGGTGAAGCCGCTCACCGGCCTCGCCGTCACCGGCGGGTTGCGCCATGACGATCATAGCCAGTTCGGCGGCGCGACCACCTTTGGCGCCAACGCCAATTACACGCCGAACGCCGGCGCGACCAATATCCGCCTTTCCTATGGCGAGGGGTTCAAGGCGCCGTCCCTCTATCAGCTCTACGACACCTATAGCGGCAACAGCGCGCTGCGGCCGGAACGGTCGAAAAGCTATGATATCGGCTTCGACCAGAGCCTGGACGGGGACAAGGCGGTGCTGTCGCTGACCGCCTTCCGGCGCGATACCCGCAACCAGATCAATTATGATTATGCGACCTACATCTATGGCAATCTGGACCGGACCCGCGCCAAGGGCGTGGAAGCGACGCTGACGCTGAAGCCGGTCGAGGCGCTGACGGTGGCGGCGTCCTACAGCTATGTCGATGCGCGCGACCGGTCGGGCGGGGCCACCGACGGCAATCGCCTGCCGCGCCGCGCCGCCAATGCGGTGAGTGTGTCGGCCGACTATCTCTGGGCCTTCGGCCTGTCGACCGGCGCGACCCTGACCATGGTCGGCGACAGCTATGACGACACGGCCAACACGCGCCGGCTCGACGGCTATGCGCTGGCCGGGCTGCGCGCGTCCTTCCCCGTGGGCGACCATCTGGAAGTCTATGGCCGGATCGACAATCTGTTCGATGCGGATTACGCCACCGCCTATGGCTATGGCACCTATGGCCGGTCGGCCTATGGCGGCGTGCGTGTCCGCTTCTAA